One Deinococcus aestuarii DNA segment encodes these proteins:
- a CDS encoding class I SAM-dependent methyltransferase: MTGGKRQKIRFQRPAGAGDRAFPPQGEAGAYADVRPALLPGRLEGLRALTKPGVRGWPEVDAAQALLAWAMRKGRVRGDVLDLTAMGGLLASLPGVTLRAVEGSAPALAALRAAGLDPVAAVPGDNLRERWPERAKTVALVLAGDRGNAYALAQVAWAHACTPPGGTLYLAGDRDKGYDRYVRAAGTAFGTGETIARDEGMRVARLVRRPGPTPALPDPERYEAFGVRVIGLPGVFSAGRPDKATAILLGALGGLDLAGKRVLDLGCGTGLIGAWAASRGAEVTLVDGDLQSVRSAAATLAENGLPGEVIHSDVDAELGERTFDVVLTNPPFHVGRGVVLDVAREFIAAAGRRLNPGGTLVLVANEPLPYEPPLRALGEVRELAREGGFKVLQATRAG, from the coding sequence GTGACGGGCGGCAAGCGGCAGAAGATCAGGTTCCAGCGTCCGGCGGGCGCGGGGGACCGGGCATTCCCCCCCCAGGGGGAGGCCGGGGCGTACGCCGACGTGCGGCCCGCGCTCCTCCCGGGGCGGCTGGAGGGCCTGCGCGCCCTCACCAAGCCGGGGGTGCGCGGGTGGCCCGAGGTGGACGCGGCCCAGGCGCTCCTGGCGTGGGCGATGCGCAAAGGCCGGGTGCGCGGCGACGTGCTCGACCTCACGGCGATGGGGGGCCTCCTCGCCTCCCTCCCGGGCGTGACCCTGCGCGCGGTGGAGGGCTCGGCCCCGGCGCTGGCGGCCTTGCGGGCGGCGGGCCTCGACCCTGTGGCCGCCGTGCCGGGGGACAACCTCAGGGAACGCTGGCCGGAGCGGGCGAAGACGGTGGCCCTCGTCCTCGCGGGGGACCGGGGCAACGCCTACGCGCTCGCGCAGGTCGCCTGGGCGCACGCCTGCACCCCGCCCGGCGGCACCCTCTACCTCGCCGGGGACCGCGACAAGGGCTACGACCGCTACGTGCGCGCGGCGGGCACGGCCTTCGGCACGGGGGAGACGATTGCCCGCGACGAGGGGATGCGCGTCGCCCGCCTCGTGCGGCGGCCCGGCCCCACGCCCGCTCTTCCCGACCCCGAACGGTACGAGGCGTTCGGCGTGCGGGTGATTGGCCTGCCGGGCGTCTTCAGCGCGGGGCGGCCCGACAAGGCGACCGCGATCCTCCTCGGGGCGCTGGGGGGCCTTGACCTCGCCGGGAAACGGGTGCTCGACCTGGGCTGCGGCACCGGGTTGATCGGGGCGTGGGCGGCCTCGCGGGGGGCGGAGGTCACGCTCGTGGACGGCGACCTCCAGAGCGTGCGCAGCGCGGCGGCGACCCTCGCGGAGAACGGCCTCCCCGGCGAGGTGATCCACAGCGACGTGGACGCCGAACTCGGGGAGCGCACCTTCGACGTGGTGCTCACCAACCCGCCCTTCCACGTCGGGCGCGGCGTGGTGCTCGACGTGGCGCGGGAGTTCATCGCCGCCGCCGGGCGCCGGTTGAACCCGGGCGGGACCCTCGTCCTCGTCGCCAACGAGCCGCTGCCCTACGAGCCGCCGCTGCGGGCGCTGGGCGAGGTGCGCGAACTCGCGCGGGAGGGGGGCTTCAAGGTCCTCCAGGCCACGCGGGCGGGGTAG
- a CDS encoding ScyD/ScyE family protein: protein MRSASARRLFAPSSLAALVLAGLLVGCTRERAAQTPPRLVASGLNGPQGVYVAGDGSVWVTDDGLGGAITFTAVGPGGPAQGNYGDSARVVRVTPDGTQSVVTSTPSVFVPGIGPTGGGKIAVIGSSVYIGSGVWNAAFSVGRPDKVAAVLRVGESGAQEVANIFAFEAATNPDGVAPEQGGLDTHPYGLTAGPDGQLYVADAGANAVFRVDPASGAVSLVASLAGLTGTGAQSVPTGVTFGNDGSLYVSLLSGGPFPSGAARVVKVSGGAASDFATGMTMLTDVERGPDGHLYAVSFGRFDASAGGNPFVANAGSVIRLKANGDKETVLSGLNYPTSIAFNPDGDAFVAENGVGAPGSGRVMRYTGLTRYTPQ from the coding sequence ATGCGTTCAGCTTCAGCCCGAAGGCTCTTCGCCCCCTCGTCGCTCGCGGCCCTGGTCCTGGCGGGGCTGCTCGTGGGGTGTACCCGGGAACGCGCCGCGCAGACGCCGCCGAGGCTGGTGGCGAGCGGCCTGAACGGGCCGCAGGGAGTGTACGTCGCGGGGGACGGCAGCGTGTGGGTCACCGACGACGGCCTGGGCGGCGCCATCACCTTCACGGCGGTGGGGCCCGGGGGTCCGGCGCAGGGCAATTACGGCGACTCGGCGCGGGTGGTGCGGGTGACCCCGGACGGCACCCAGAGCGTCGTGACCTCCACCCCGTCGGTGTTCGTGCCCGGCATCGGCCCGACGGGGGGCGGCAAGATCGCCGTGATCGGGTCAAGCGTCTACATCGGAAGCGGGGTCTGGAACGCGGCCTTCTCCGTCGGGCGTCCGGACAAGGTGGCCGCGGTGCTGCGGGTCGGTGAGAGCGGGGCGCAGGAGGTCGCCAACATCTTCGCCTTCGAGGCGGCCACCAACCCCGACGGAGTGGCCCCCGAGCAGGGCGGCCTCGACACCCACCCCTACGGCCTGACGGCGGGCCCGGACGGCCAGCTCTACGTGGCCGACGCGGGGGCCAATGCCGTGTTCAGGGTCGATCCGGCGTCGGGCGCGGTGAGCCTCGTCGCCTCGCTCGCGGGGCTCACGGGCACGGGCGCGCAGTCGGTGCCGACCGGGGTGACGTTCGGCAATGACGGCAGCCTCTATGTCTCGCTGCTCAGCGGCGGGCCCTTCCCCTCGGGCGCGGCGCGGGTCGTGAAGGTCTCGGGCGGCGCGGCGAGCGACTTCGCCACCGGGATGACCATGCTCACCGACGTGGAGCGCGGGCCAGACGGCCACCTCTACGCGGTGTCCTTCGGACGCTTCGACGCCTCTGCGGGCGGCAACCCCTTCGTCGCCAACGCGGGTTCGGTGATTCGGCTGAAGGCGAACGGCGACAAGGAGACCGTGTTAAGCGGCCTGAACTACCCCACATCCATCGCGTTCAACCCGGACGGGGACGCCTTCGTGGCCGAGAACGGGGTCGGGGCCCCGGGCAGCGGGCGGGTGATGCGCTACACCGGCCTGACCCGCTACACCCCCCAGTAA